In Sphingobacterium zeae, one genomic interval encodes:
- the htpG gene encoding molecular chaperone HtpG, with amino-acid sequence MNPEKGSISIHTENIFPVIKKFLYSDNEIFLRELVSNAVDASQKIKRLASLGQYQGETGELIVDVKFDEAAKTITISDNGIGMTAEEIKKYINQIAFSGATEFMEKFKEANDANEIIGRFGLGFYSAFMVADTVEIESLSYQDGAEPAHWTCDGSTSYEISTGTRTTRGTDVILHINEESTEFLSQARLQTILDKYAKFLPVPIRFGTKTNSEPDGEDEEGKPKYKSVAVDNIINNTNPAWTKSPSELKDEDYLAFYRELYPYSMDEPLFWIHLNVDYPFNLTGILYFPKVKNELEIQRNKIKLYSRQVFITDEVKDIVPEFLMLLHGVIDSPDIPLNVSRSFLQADSNVKKINSYITKKVADKLNEIFKTDRKGFEEKWTDIGLFIKYGMLSDEKFAEKANDFCLVKNTKNESSTIKEYYEKVKDIQVDKDGNIIYLYTHDAAQQDGFIQTALNKGYDVLTLDGPLDTHFAAYMEEKGGEKVQLKRVDADVIDKLIQKDEKVDLALSEEESKKALEVFEKAISRQDMKVEVDALNEGDLPVSVTIDEFMRRMKEMAKTGGGMNFYGSLPDNYKVTVNGNHPLIKRILSASDEEGSKLAKQAFDLALLSRGLLSGADLTSFVKRSVEMI; translated from the coding sequence ATGAATCCAGAAAAAGGTAGTATTTCAATTCACACGGAGAACATATTTCCCGTAATCAAAAAGTTCTTATATTCCGATAATGAAATTTTCTTGCGTGAACTGGTATCTAATGCCGTTGATGCTTCTCAAAAAATCAAACGCCTGGCTTCTTTAGGTCAATATCAAGGTGAAACAGGTGAATTGATTGTAGACGTAAAATTTGATGAAGCTGCCAAAACCATCACTATTTCCGACAATGGTATTGGTATGACAGCAGAGGAAATAAAAAAATACATCAACCAGATCGCTTTCTCCGGAGCGACAGAGTTTATGGAAAAATTTAAAGAAGCAAATGATGCAAACGAAATCATTGGCCGTTTTGGTTTGGGCTTCTATTCCGCATTTATGGTGGCCGATACGGTGGAAATCGAATCCTTATCCTATCAGGATGGAGCAGAACCAGCCCATTGGACTTGCGATGGTAGTACATCTTACGAAATCTCTACAGGCACAAGAACCACTCGTGGTACTGATGTCATTCTACATATTAACGAAGAATCCACTGAATTTTTAAGCCAGGCACGTTTACAGACGATTTTAGATAAGTATGCTAAATTCCTTCCCGTTCCAATCCGTTTTGGTACAAAAACAAATTCTGAGCCGGATGGTGAAGACGAAGAAGGAAAACCAAAATACAAATCTGTTGCGGTAGACAATATTATCAATAATACTAATCCAGCATGGACAAAGTCACCGTCTGAATTAAAAGATGAAGATTATTTGGCATTCTATCGCGAGTTATATCCTTACTCCATGGATGAGCCTTTGTTTTGGATTCACCTCAACGTAGATTATCCATTCAACCTGACCGGTATCCTTTACTTTCCTAAAGTTAAAAATGAACTGGAGATCCAGCGTAATAAAATCAAACTGTACTCGAGACAAGTGTTCATTACCGACGAAGTGAAAGATATTGTTCCAGAGTTTTTGATGTTACTTCACGGTGTAATCGATTCTCCAGACATTCCGTTGAACGTTTCCCGTTCATTTTTGCAGGCGGACAGCAACGTTAAGAAAATCAATAGTTATATCACCAAAAAGGTGGCTGACAAATTGAACGAAATATTTAAGACTGACCGCAAAGGCTTTGAGGAGAAATGGACGGATATCGGCTTATTTATCAAGTATGGTATGCTAAGCGATGAGAAATTTGCTGAAAAAGCAAATGACTTCTGTCTGGTAAAAAATACGAAAAACGAAAGTTCTACCATCAAAGAATATTATGAGAAAGTCAAAGATATCCAGGTAGATAAAGATGGAAACATTATCTACTTATATACGCATGATGCTGCCCAACAAGATGGATTTATCCAAACTGCATTAAACAAAGGTTATGATGTACTGACACTCGATGGTCCACTAGATACGCACTTTGCGGCTTATATGGAGGAAAAGGGTGGCGAAAAGGTGCAACTGAAACGTGTAGATGCTGACGTTATCGATAAATTGATTCAGAAAGATGAAAAGGTCGACCTGGCTCTTTCGGAAGAAGAATCTAAAAAAGCGCTGGAAGTTTTCGAAAAAGCAATTTCACGCCAAGATATGAAAGTTGAAGTTGATGCGTTAAATGAGGGTGATCTGCCTGTATCGGTAACAATTGATGAATTTATGCGCCGGATGAAAGAGATGGCTAAGACAGGTGGTGGTATGAATTTCTATGGTTCATTGCCCGACAATTATAAGGTAACTGTCAACGGTAACCATCCATTGATCAAAAGAATTTTATCAGCATCGGACGAAGAGGGCTCAAAACTAGCAAAACAGGCTTTTGATTTAGCACTTTTATCCAGAGGTTTATTGTCTGGGGCCGATCTAACATCTTTTGTAAAGAGAAGTGTAGAAATGATATAA
- a CDS encoding glycoside hydrolase family 130 protein: MNTIVKFAGVVLVVVLSGCNVHRDAQFRKGHWVFGGFERPKGVNPIIEPDTSSVFYDPMLRKEIRWEDNDTFNPAAVVKGDSVYVIYRAEDRTGKAIGHRTSRLGLAASADGIHFERLKTPVFYPAPDDQQDNEWPGGTEDPRIAQTEDGRFVMFYTQWNRKVPRLGVAISTDLKHWVKYGPIFKQSKNNPNLINEPHKSASIVTVLKGNKQVISKINGKYWLYWGEYGVYGATSDNLIDWEPIMDHRGAMKAFISPRHGYFDSALTECGPPAVLTDKGILLLYNGKNHAEKGDMRFAKKSYSAGQVLFDPRDPTSVLARMDVPFLRPMEPFEKSGQYIDGTVFIEGLVFFKQKWFLYYGCADSKVAVAIYDPRHPGLMDPVPGLK; the protein is encoded by the coding sequence ATGAATACTATCGTAAAATTTGCAGGCGTTGTTTTGGTGGTCGTTTTAAGCGGCTGTAACGTACATCGTGATGCCCAATTTAGAAAAGGACATTGGGTATTTGGGGGCTTTGAGCGGCCCAAAGGAGTAAATCCAATTATTGAGCCTGATACAAGTTCGGTATTTTATGATCCAATGCTGAGAAAGGAAATTCGATGGGAGGATAACGATACCTTCAATCCTGCAGCGGTTGTTAAGGGAGATAGTGTATATGTCATTTATCGCGCGGAGGATCGGACAGGAAAGGCGATTGGCCACCGTACCTCCAGGCTGGGACTCGCTGCCAGTGCGGATGGCATTCATTTCGAACGACTCAAAACACCGGTATTCTACCCAGCTCCTGATGACCAACAGGATAACGAATGGCCTGGCGGGACGGAGGATCCTCGGATAGCGCAAACAGAGGATGGGCGTTTTGTCATGTTTTACACCCAGTGGAACCGAAAGGTACCTCGGCTCGGTGTAGCAATATCCACTGACCTGAAACACTGGGTGAAGTATGGCCCCATTTTTAAACAATCGAAAAATAATCCCAATTTAATCAATGAACCGCATAAATCGGCTTCAATTGTGACCGTATTGAAAGGCAATAAGCAGGTGATTTCAAAAATCAACGGAAAATATTGGTTGTACTGGGGGGAATACGGTGTGTATGGTGCCACATCCGATAATCTGATTGACTGGGAACCCATAATGGACCATAGAGGTGCGATGAAAGCCTTCATCTCGCCCAGGCATGGCTATTTCGATAGCGCATTGACTGAATGCGGTCCTCCGGCAGTTTTGACTGATAAAGGAATTTTGTTGTTATACAATGGTAAGAATCATGCTGAGAAAGGAGATATGCGTTTTGCTAAAAAGAGCTATTCCGCAGGTCAGGTTCTATTTGATCCGCGAGATCCGACAAGCGTATTAGCTCGAATGGATGTTCCTTTTTTACGCCCCATGGAACCTTTCGAAAAAAGTGGTCAATATATCGACGGGACGGTTTTTATTGAAGGGTTAGTGTTTTTTAAACAAAAATGGTTTTTATATTACGGCTGTGCAGACTCTAAAGTTGCTGTGGCTATTTATGATCCGCGACATCCGGGGCTAATGGATCCTGTACCTGGATTGAAATAG
- a CDS encoding YqgE/AlgH family protein, which yields MFTELDPQKGSLLISEPFMLDPRFLRSVILLCEHNTEGSLGFVLNNQTNVRIGQLLESIPDCNFPIYMGGPVAQESLFFVHNRFDLLLSGEEVAPGIYFGGDEEKLIEAIQTDSIKADELKFFIGYSGWSAGQLDAEIKENSWAVQNKYHHQLIFEGNGELLWKDAIIGLGPKYAHVANFPQSPSLN from the coding sequence ATGTTTACCGAACTTGACCCACAAAAAGGAAGTCTGTTAATTTCCGAACCGTTTATGTTAGACCCAAGATTCCTCAGATCCGTGATATTGCTATGTGAACATAATACGGAAGGATCTCTCGGGTTTGTTTTAAATAATCAAACCAATGTGCGCATAGGCCAATTATTGGAATCTATACCGGATTGCAATTTCCCCATCTACATGGGTGGCCCCGTGGCTCAGGAAAGTCTCTTTTTTGTACATAACCGTTTTGATTTGTTGCTGAGTGGCGAAGAAGTTGCTCCTGGAATCTATTTCGGGGGCGATGAAGAGAAGCTTATCGAAGCCATCCAGACGGATAGCATTAAAGCTGACGAATTAAAATTCTTTATTGGCTATTCCGGATGGTCTGCAGGTCAACTTGACGCTGAAATTAAAGAAAATAGCTGGGCTGTACAGAACAAATACCACCATCAGCTTATTTTTGAAGGTAACGGTGAATTGCTGTGGAAGGATGCCATTATTGGACTTGGACCCAAATATGCACATGTTGCCAACTTTCCACAGAGCCCTAGCCTGAATTAG
- a CDS encoding cation transporter, protein MESKELQFKTNLNCGGCVSKVSADLDNMDGILEWSVDTANADKILTVKCEGVSEEEVVEIIKRKGFDAVACSA, encoded by the coding sequence ATGGAAAGCAAAGAACTTCAATTTAAAACCAACCTTAACTGTGGAGGCTGTGTGTCCAAAGTAAGTGCTGATCTGGATAATATGGACGGTATCCTTGAGTGGAGCGTTGACACTGCGAATGCAGACAAGATATTGACTGTAAAATGTGAAGGTGTTTCGGAAGAAGAAGTTGTTGAAATTATTAAAAGAAAGGGCTTCGATGCAGTGGCCTGCTCCGCTTAA
- a CDS encoding NADH-quinone oxidoreductase subunit C, with translation MTFDEIKSMLVSRFGTQVILKEDRNGLQPALFIDKEDIVAVCLFLRDTEGLYFDFLSNLTAVDYQTHFTVVYHLNSLPYQHGLVLKVELSGHRSLDELPEIPSLTSVWRTADWHEREAFDLMGIYFEGHPDLRRILLPDDWEGHPLRKDYQEAETYHGIHIN, from the coding sequence ATGACATTTGACGAAATTAAATCGATGTTGGTTTCCAGATTTGGAACTCAAGTTATTCTTAAAGAAGATCGCAATGGGCTGCAGCCTGCATTATTTATTGATAAGGAAGATATCGTAGCCGTCTGTTTATTCCTGCGGGATACGGAGGGTTTGTATTTTGATTTTTTGAGCAATCTTACTGCGGTGGACTATCAAACGCATTTTACTGTTGTGTACCATCTCAATTCATTGCCTTATCAACACGGTTTGGTCTTAAAAGTTGAGCTGTCTGGTCATCGTTCACTGGACGAATTACCTGAGATTCCTTCGCTTACTTCGGTATGGCGTACGGCAGATTGGCATGAGCGCGAAGCATTTGACCTAATGGGGATTTATTTTGAGGGACATCCGGACCTTAGAAGGATTCTGCTTCCCGACGATTGGGAAGGGCATCCTCTGCGCAAGGATTATCAAGAGGCAGAAACATATCATGGCATCCATATTAATTGA
- a CDS encoding NADH-quinone oxidoreductase subunit D, translating to MANPKYKEALVRYEKHLTTISSEEMVLNMGPQHPSTHGVLRLQLITDGEIVKEVVPHLGYLHRCFDKHAESLNYAKTIPFTDRLDYLASMNNSHAFVMGVERMLGLDRKIPKRIEYIRVLVCELNRIASHLIAIGTYGIDIGATTPFLWCFRDREHIMNMLEWASGSRMLYNYIWVGGLFYDLPVGFEERCAEFVTYFKPKLVELDEILTQNQIFISRTAKIGVLPADVAINYGVSGPMLRASGIKWDLRRIDGYSVYPEIDFEIPVGKGEMGAIGDCWDRYKVRVDEVKESVRIVEQCLERLQKDFKRTAEFDPRALVPKKVNLKAQDYYVRAENPKGELGFYFVTKDKSDIPLRVKSRGPSFNNLSVISELGKGVLIADLIAILGSIDIVLGEVDR from the coding sequence ATGGCGAATCCAAAATATAAAGAGGCGTTAGTGCGGTATGAAAAACACCTTACAACGATATCCAGTGAGGAAATGGTGTTAAATATGGGGCCTCAGCATCCATCAACGCATGGCGTGCTCCGGCTTCAGCTGATTACCGACGGAGAGATTGTGAAAGAGGTTGTTCCACATTTGGGTTATCTGCACCGCTGTTTTGACAAACATGCCGAGTCGTTAAATTATGCAAAAACAATTCCTTTTACTGATCGCCTGGATTACCTCGCCTCGATGAACAATAGCCATGCTTTCGTGATGGGTGTCGAACGCATGCTTGGTCTTGATCGTAAAATACCTAAAAGGATAGAGTATATCCGGGTGCTGGTATGTGAACTCAACCGAATTGCGTCGCACCTGATTGCTATTGGAACATATGGTATTGATATTGGTGCAACAACTCCGTTCCTTTGGTGTTTCCGTGACCGTGAACATATTATGAATATGCTCGAGTGGGCTTCTGGCTCCAGGATGTTGTACAACTATATCTGGGTAGGCGGTTTGTTTTACGATTTGCCTGTCGGCTTTGAAGAGCGCTGTGCAGAATTTGTTACCTACTTCAAACCTAAACTGGTCGAACTGGATGAGATATTGACTCAGAATCAAATATTTATCTCGCGTACGGCTAAAATAGGGGTACTTCCTGCTGACGTTGCAATAAATTATGGTGTATCGGGACCTATGCTGCGGGCTTCAGGAATAAAATGGGATTTGCGACGCATAGATGGCTATTCGGTTTACCCCGAAATTGATTTTGAGATACCTGTCGGGAAAGGTGAAATGGGCGCAATCGGCGATTGTTGGGACCGGTATAAAGTTAGGGTAGACGAAGTCAAGGAATCCGTTCGCATTGTTGAGCAATGTCTTGAACGTTTACAGAAAGACTTTAAACGTACAGCTGAATTTGATCCGCGAGCTCTGGTTCCGAAGAAAGTAAATTTGAAAGCGCAGGATTATTATGTCCGTGCTGAAAATCCGAAAGGAGAATTGGGTTTTTACTTTGTCACAAAAGATAAATCAGATATTCCATTGCGTGTAAAGTCGCGGGGGCCGAGTTTCAATAACCTATCGGTGATTTCGGAACTCGGAAAAGGCGTGCTGATTGCTGATTTGATTGCGATCTTGGGGTCTATTGATATTGTTTTGGGTGAGGTAGATCGTTAA
- a CDS encoding polyprenol monophosphomannose synthase: MTDSLVIIPTYNEKENIEKIIRKVFSLSHAFDILIVDDGSPDGTATIIKNLQLNEFDGRLFIEERIGKLGLGTAYIHGFKWALSREHYHYIFEMDADFSHNPEDLLRLRQACVDGADMSIGSRYIKGVNVVNWPMSRVLMSYFASVYVRFITGINIQDATAGFVCFTRDVLRAIPLEKIKFVGYAFQIEMKFTAIKYGFKVVEVPIIFTDRTEGTSKMSTSIFKEAFFGVIQLKLGSIGKRYKRN; this comes from the coding sequence GTGACGGATAGTTTAGTTATCATTCCAACATATAATGAAAAGGAAAATATTGAAAAAATCATTCGCAAAGTTTTTTCCTTATCACATGCATTTGATATTTTAATTGTTGACGATGGTTCCCCGGATGGAACGGCGACCATCATCAAGAATTTACAGCTTAATGAATTTGACGGCCGTTTGTTTATTGAAGAGCGGATCGGGAAGCTGGGGTTGGGAACGGCATATATCCATGGATTTAAATGGGCGCTATCGCGCGAACATTACCACTATATTTTTGAAATGGATGCAGATTTCAGTCACAATCCGGAGGATCTGCTTCGCTTACGGCAGGCTTGTGTGGATGGTGCTGATATGAGTATAGGTTCGCGCTATATCAAGGGCGTGAATGTAGTCAATTGGCCGATGAGCCGGGTGCTGATGTCGTATTTCGCTTCGGTATATGTTCGCTTTATAACGGGGATAAATATCCAGGATGCTACCGCGGGGTTTGTGTGTTTTACTAGAGATGTCCTCCGTGCAATCCCACTCGAAAAGATTAAGTTTGTGGGTTATGCCTTTCAGATTGAAATGAAATTCACCGCCATAAAATATGGCTTTAAAGTGGTTGAAGTACCCATTATATTTACAGATCGGACCGAAGGTACATCAAAGATGAGCACCAGTATCTTTAAGGAAGCTTTTTTCGGAGTTATCCAATTAAAATTAGGTAGTATCGGGAAACGCTATAAGAGAAATTAA
- a CDS encoding Gfo/Idh/MocA family protein, producing the protein MKYTQINTGILSFGMSGRVFHAPFIYTNPHFNLSAVVERSKKNAHQFYPGIISYDTIADLLADETIELVIVNTPNYTHFQYAKEALEAGKHVLIEKPAVDDTTQFDTLLAISKKQGKHLFFYQNRRYDSHFLDLKKVIESGELGKLIEVHFRFDRYKMELGQKYFKEDTQYISNGITYDLGPHLIDQAISLFGKPVKFTKTTSINRPDSKVADYFHYHLYYPAGLNVYLTGSLLVASPQPAFVLHGTKGSFIKNMTDVQEQQLLDGMLPDDPSYGLEPAGLEGKLVTIDVSNQKHESLVTPHTGDYNQLFEAIYESLRNNIDYPIKADQIKWQIQLLEAENT; encoded by the coding sequence ATGAAATATACTCAAATTAACACAGGAATACTTAGTTTTGGCATGTCTGGACGTGTCTTTCACGCACCATTTATATATACAAATCCACATTTTAATCTCAGTGCTGTTGTGGAACGCTCGAAAAAGAACGCGCATCAATTCTATCCCGGAATCATAAGTTACGATACTATTGCGGACTTACTAGCTGACGAAACTATAGAACTGGTCATTGTGAACACACCAAATTATACCCATTTCCAATATGCCAAAGAGGCGCTAGAGGCAGGAAAACATGTATTGATAGAAAAGCCTGCGGTGGATGACACTACACAATTCGACACGCTTCTTGCCATCAGCAAAAAACAAGGTAAACACTTATTTTTCTATCAAAATAGACGCTATGATAGTCATTTTTTAGATCTTAAGAAAGTAATAGAAAGTGGAGAATTAGGAAAGCTGATTGAAGTGCATTTCAGATTTGATCGCTATAAAATGGAATTGGGACAAAAATACTTTAAGGAAGATACGCAGTATATTTCCAACGGTATCACTTATGACCTAGGCCCGCACCTTATTGATCAGGCAATCTCACTTTTTGGAAAACCGGTTAAATTTACCAAGACAACATCCATCAACAGACCCGATTCTAAAGTTGCAGATTATTTTCACTATCATCTTTATTATCCAGCTGGACTGAACGTGTATTTAACAGGCAGTTTACTTGTCGCCTCTCCGCAGCCCGCCTTTGTCTTACATGGTACAAAAGGGAGTTTTATCAAGAATATGACGGATGTGCAAGAACAGCAATTGCTAGATGGTATGCTGCCCGACGATCCATCTTATGGCCTTGAGCCAGCCGGCCTCGAGGGAAAACTTGTTACGATAGACGTATCAAATCAAAAACATGAGTCTTTAGTAACGCCACATACAGGAGATTACAATCAGCTGTTTGAAGCCATTTATGAAAGCTTAAGAAATAATATCGATTACCCTATTAAAGCGGATCAGATTAAATGGCAGATTCAATTGCTTGAAGCTGAAAACACCTAA
- the pdxH gene encoding pyridoxamine 5'-phosphate oxidase produces MSIQHKDIAAIRQDYVLGSLSESDVDRDPVHQFKKWFDAAIHSEVNEPNAMVLSTVSSHHLPSSRVVLLKDIVAEGLVFFTNYESRKGEDMKANPHAALLFFWPELQRQVRIEGVIDFVSEADSDEYFQSRPKGSRIGALASPQSHEIPDRSFLENRVEQLEHQYTGSDAIPRPSHWGGYLLKPIYFEFWQGRASRLHDRIVYKKVSDSWKITRIAP; encoded by the coding sequence ATGTCCATTCAACACAAAGATATTGCAGCAATCAGACAGGATTACGTATTAGGTAGCCTATCTGAATCGGATGTGGATCGTGATCCAGTCCACCAGTTTAAAAAATGGTTTGATGCGGCTATTCACAGCGAGGTGAACGAACCCAATGCGATGGTGCTTTCAACCGTATCTTCCCATCATTTGCCATCCTCACGAGTTGTGCTATTGAAGGATATAGTAGCAGAAGGTTTAGTCTTTTTTACAAATTATGAGAGTCGTAAAGGGGAGGACATGAAAGCTAATCCGCATGCTGCATTATTGTTTTTCTGGCCTGAATTGCAGCGGCAGGTCCGGATCGAAGGTGTTATTGATTTTGTAAGTGAGGCCGATTCGGATGAATATTTTCAATCACGGCCTAAAGGGAGCCGTATCGGGGCACTGGCTTCCCCACAGAGCCACGAAATTCCCGACCGCAGTTTCTTGGAAAATAGGGTGGAACAACTCGAACACCAATATACTGGAAGCGACGCTATACCTAGACCTTCACATTGGGGCGGCTATCTACTGAAACCGATTTATTTCGAGTTCTGGCAGGGACGTGCAAGCCGGCTGCATGATCGTATCGTTTATAAAAAAGTGTCTGATTCCTGGAAGATTACGCGTATAGCTCCGTAA
- a CDS encoding TlpA family protein disulfide reductase, with translation MKQKTMRIKLNSRSIFFGFAALSASLFFSCGNTGTKNEVKTEKVEEPAEATAPTAQELSFRDKEGKVLQLSTLKGKVVFINFWATWCPPCIHELPSIDQLKQSLKDNNDIVFLLVDVDGDMEKSSAFMAENKYDLPLYIAEGDIPAEFLGQSIPTTVILDKAGKIVERLEGSRDYGAPEIKKALEDIASGS, from the coding sequence ATGAAACAAAAAACAATGCGTATTAAGTTGAATAGCAGATCTATTTTTTTTGGCTTTGCTGCGTTATCTGCAAGTTTATTTTTTAGCTGTGGAAATACAGGAACCAAAAATGAGGTCAAGACCGAAAAGGTGGAGGAACCTGCTGAAGCTACTGCACCCACGGCACAGGAGTTATCTTTTAGAGATAAAGAGGGTAAGGTGCTTCAATTAAGCACTTTAAAAGGTAAGGTCGTGTTTATCAATTTCTGGGCGACCTGGTGTCCTCCTTGTATTCATGAACTCCCTTCTATTGACCAGCTTAAGCAATCCCTTAAAGATAATAACGATATCGTTTTTCTCCTGGTAGATGTTGATGGCGACATGGAGAAGTCTTCAGCGTTCATGGCAGAAAATAAGTATGACCTACCTCTTTATATAGCAGAGGGTGATATTCCTGCTGAATTCTTGGGGCAGTCCATACCAACAACGGTTATCTTGGATAAAGCGGGTAAGATCGTGGAGCGTCTGGAAGGAAGCCGTGACTATGGTGCCCCTGAGATAAAAAAAGCATTGGAGGATATCGCGAGCGGTAGCTAA
- a CDS encoding cation diffusion facilitator family transporter: MSELQEQTAVRTTYFSIVGNALLALLKWLAGFFGNSYALIADAIESTADIFSSFLVLLGLKYAQRPADDNHPYGHGRVEPLITFIVVGFLIVSATIIAYESIENIGTPHDLPKPWTLIVLGGIIVWKEISYRIVMKKSKETNSSSLRADAWHHRSDAITSVAAFIGISIALLLGKGYENADDYAALFAAGFILYNCYHIFRPALGEIMDENVYDEVIDNIRQEALKVDGIKATEKCFVRKSGAKYHVDLHAIVDSEITVREGHELAHKLKDHLVAHIPDLGHVMIHIEPNECLWESN; encoded by the coding sequence ATGTCCGAACTTCAAGAGCAGACTGCAGTCAGAACGACTTATTTTAGTATTGTGGGTAATGCATTACTGGCCTTATTAAAATGGCTAGCGGGTTTCTTCGGAAACTCCTATGCGCTGATTGCGGATGCAATTGAGTCAACAGCGGACATTTTCTCCTCATTTCTCGTCCTTCTGGGTTTAAAATATGCGCAACGACCTGCTGACGACAATCACCCGTATGGTCATGGTCGGGTAGAACCCCTTATTACATTTATTGTCGTCGGTTTTCTTATTGTTTCGGCAACTATAATCGCTTATGAAAGTATTGAGAATATAGGAACGCCACATGACTTGCCAAAACCTTGGACCTTAATCGTTCTCGGCGGCATCATTGTATGGAAAGAAATTTCTTACAGGATCGTTATGAAGAAAAGTAAAGAAACAAATAGTTCATCATTGCGTGCAGACGCTTGGCACCATCGAAGCGATGCGATAACGTCAGTTGCGGCTTTTATTGGGATATCTATTGCATTGTTGCTCGGAAAGGGATATGAAAATGCGGATGATTACGCGGCATTATTTGCCGCTGGATTTATACTTTATAACTGTTACCATATTTTCAGACCGGCGCTTGGCGAGATCATGGATGAAAATGTATACGATGAGGTCATTGACAATATCCGGCAAGAAGCATTAAAAGTAGATGGGATAAAGGCCACGGAAAAATGTTTTGTCCGCAAATCGGGGGCTAAATATCACGTCGATCTGCACGCTATTGTCGATAGTGAAATTACGGTAAGAGAAGGGCATGAGCTGGCGCATAAACTCAAAGACCATTTGGTTGCGCATATTCCTGATCTTGGTCATGTGATGATCCATATTGAACCGAACGAATGCCTTTGGGAATCAAATTAA